In the genome of Triticum urartu cultivar G1812 chromosome 5, Tu2.1, whole genome shotgun sequence, one region contains:
- the LOC125507473 gene encoding DIMBOA UDP-glucosyltransferase BX8-like, with protein MATQEKEEAPHAVRRRVVLFPLPFQGHLSPMLQLAELLRARGLSVTVLHTDFNAPDPTRHPELAFVPIHEALPTSATSPDADIVAQLLALNSGCEAPFREALASLLRREDVACAVVDGQWYAALGAASALGVPVLALRTDSAATFGSLLAFPRLRDAGYVPIKVAEERRDELVPELEPLRVRDLIRIDGSDVDALCGFISRVADAARASASGVVLNSFDAIEAPELARIEKELSCPAFAVGPLHRMCPGPAPAEHGLHAPDRGCLAWLDAHPARSVLYVSLGSVARVDRGVFEEMAWGLAGSGVPFLWVVRPDSVRGGGADEPPNGLDEEARSRGKVVAWAPQLEVLAHEAVGAFWTHCGWNSTLESVCAGVPMLAQPCFADQTVNARYVTHRWGVGLEVGDVIDRVRVAERVRMVMLGEEGDRAREKVRDLKLQADQCVAASLAVDNLVRYVLSL; from the exons ATGGCGACGCAAGAAAAAGAAGAGGCACCCCACGCCGTCCGCCGCCGGGTCGTCTTGTTCCCGCTGCCGTTCCAGGGCCACCTCAGCCCCATGCTCCAGCTGGCCGAGCTCCTCCGCGCCCGCGGCCTGTCCGTCACCGTCCTCCACACCGACTTCAACGCGCCTGACCCTACACGGCACCCAGAGCTTGCCTTTGTCCCGATCCACGAGGCGCTTCCCACCTCAGCCACCTCCCCCGACGCCGACATCGTCGCGCAGCTCCTGGCCCTCAACAGCGGTTGCGAGGCGCCCTTCCGGGAGGCCCTGGCATCGCTGCTGCGCCGCGAGGACGTGGCCTGCGCCGTCGTCGACGGGCAGTGGTACGCGGCGCTGGGGGCGGCGAGCGCGCTCGGCGTCCCCGTGCTCGCGCTCCGCACGGACAGCGCCGCCACGTTCGGCAGCTTGCTTGCGTTCCCTCGGCTGCGCGACGCCGGCTACGTCCCAATCAAAG TTGCAGAGGAGCGACGGGACGAGCTTGTGCCGGAGCTGGAGCCGCTCCGCGTGCGCGACCTCATCCGCATCGACGGCAGCGACGTGGACGCGCTGTGCGGCTTCATCTCCCGCGTCGCCGACGCCGCGCGGGCCTCCGCGTCAGGGGTCGTGCTCAACTCGTTCGACGCCATCGAGGCGCCGGAGCTGGCCAGGATAGAGAAGGAGCTGTCCTGTCCGGCGTTCGCCGTCGGCCCGCTGCACAGGATGTGCCCCGGGCCGGCGCCGGCGGAGCACGGCCTGCACGCGCCAGACCGCGGCTGCCTGGCGTGGCTGGACGCGCACCCGGCGCGCTCCGTGCTGTACGTGAGCCTGGGGAGCGTCGCTCGCGTCGACCGCGGCGTGTTCGAGGAGATGGCGTGGGGGCTGGCGGGCAGCGGCGTGCCGTTCCTGTGGGTCGTCCGGCCCGACTCCGtccgcggcggcggcgccgacGAACCACCCAACGGGCTCGACGAGGAAGCCAGGAGCAGGGGGAAGGTGGTGGCATGGGCGCCGCAGCTGGAGGTCCTGGCCCACGAGGCCGTCGGCGCCTTCTGGACGCACTGCGGCTGGAACTCAACGCTGGAGAGCGTGTGCGCCGGCGTGCCGATGCTCGCGCAGCCGTGCTTCGCGGACCAGACGGTGAACGCGAGGTACGTGACGCACCGGTGGGGCGTCGGGCTGGAGGTGGGAGACGTGATCGACAGGGTCAGGGTCGCCGAGAGGGTGAGGATGGTGATGCTCGGGGAAGAAGGGGATCGGGCGAGGGAGAAGGTGCGTGACCTCAAGCTGCAAGCAGACCAGTGCGTTGCTGCTAGTTTGGCCGTCGACAATCTCGTGCGGTACGTGCTGTCACTCTGA